A region from the Euwallacea similis isolate ESF13 chromosome 23, ESF131.1, whole genome shotgun sequence genome encodes:
- the LOC136416511 gene encoding piggyBac transposable element-derived protein 4-like, translating to MSYENEQKRLTAMWAIYDDIPENAEEPLGFESDGELLDHVSERLSNSDSAQEIEPSDEIENEHYEPLDVDRSVDNSTSNDRPTSSSNIRRRYMWGKDGKTKWAESPGNQAVRTRSVNIVTHLPGPKKTTTVTAAKTPLACWSLFVDNVMLDDTVKYTNEEINHKSQNYFDKHMIRETNTIELKAALGLLYLAGVFRSSRQNLEDLWANDGTGVDIFRSTMPLKRFQILVACFRFDCAGTRNDRRRIDKLAPIRAIFERFINHCQECYTPSEYMTIDEKLEAFRGRCGIRQYIPNKPAKYGIKVFALVDARTFYIFNLGVYVGKQPDGLFPLSNKPDDIVLRLVEPIREYKLTAVCTLKKNKREIPPVMLAVRGREERISMFGFQSDIMLVSYIPKKGKNVLLFSTLHHDRKIDTDTNEWKKPEVITFYNFTKGGVDVVDELSGTYSVSRNSRRWPLTLFYSILNSAAINAMIIWKSNNNDKTSKLPRRKLLKELGLFLVKEYREKRQENPYVRRELRRQIAETSGSSDGQGIRGDPFAKRQKVSRRCCLCPRKADRKSFYTCHSCNHYICMDHCSFTCDECQVSNSP from the exons ATGTCTTATGAAAACGAACAAAAACGCTTGACTGCAATGTGGGCAATTTATGATGATATACCTGAGAATGCCGAGGAACCCTTAGGATTTGAATCGGATGGAGAATTGCTAGACCATGTGAGTGAACGTTTATCCAACTCAGACAGCGCACAGGAAATTGAACCATCTgacgaaattgaaaatgaacacTACGAACCTCTCGATGTTGACCGGTCTGTAGATAATTCTACAAGTAATGATCGTCCTACATCATCAAGTAATATTCGACGACGGTATATGTGGGGTAAAGATGGGAAAACAAAATGGGCTGAGTCTCCCGGAAATCAAGCTGTAAGAACTAGGAGCGTAAATATAGTGACACATCTACCTGGTCCAAAGAAAACAACAACGGTAACAGCAGCCAAAACGCCATTAGCATGCTGGAGCCTTTTTGTAGACAATGTTATGCTGGATGATACTGTGAAATACacaaatgaagaaataaaCCATAAGTCACAAAATTACTTTGATAAACATATGATACGGGAAACTAACACAATTGAATTGAAAGCTGCATTGGGACTTCTTTACCTTGCTGGTGTCTTTCGGTCATCAAGACAAAATCTTGAAGATTTGTGGGCCAATGATGGTACTGGAGTTGATATTTTCAGATCTACAATGCCTTTGAAAAGGTTCCAGATTTTAGTTGCGTGTTTTCGTTTTGATTGCGCAGGTACAAGAAACGACAGGCGTCGTATTGATAAATTAGCACCCATCAGAGCCATATTTGAACGGTTTATCAACCACTGTCAAGAATGTTATACTCCATCAGAATATATGACGATTGACGAAAAATTGGAGGCGTTTAGGGGCCGTTGTGGAATCAGGCAATACATACCCAATAAACCGGCCAAATATGGCATAAAAGTATTCGCGCTTGTAGATGCAAGGACTTTCTACATTTTCAACTTGGGGGTCTATGTTGGTAAGCAACCGGATGGACTTTTTCCTTTGAGTAATAAACCAGATGATATAGTTCTGCGACTCGTAGAACCAATTAGAg AATACAAACTTACTGCTGTCTGTactttgaagaaaaataaacgtgAAATACCTCCAGTGATGCTGGCAGTACGAGGCAGGGAAGAAAGAATTTCCATGTTTGGATTCCAATCCGACATTATGCTTGTTTCCTATATtcccaaaaaaggaaaaaatgttctaCTGTTTTCCACTTTACATCAcgacagaaaaatagataCAGATACAAATGAATGGAAGAAACCTGAAGTTATCACGTTTTATAACTTCACTAAAGGTGGAGTTGACGTTGTAGATGAATTATCTGGTACCTACAGCGTTTCTAGGAATAGTCGCAGGTGGCCCCTCACCCTGTTTTATTCAATTCTCAATTCTGCAGCTATAAATGCCATGATTATATGGAAAAGTAATAACAATGACAAAACTAGCAAACTTCCACGCCGAAAGCTTCTGAAGGAACTAGGTTTATTTCTTGTCAAGGAGTACAGAGAGAAAAGACAAGAAAATCCTTATGTACGGCGGGAGCTTCGCAGACAAATTGCAGAAACAAGTGGAAGTTCTGATGGTCAGGGAATACGTGGTGACCCATTtgcaaaaagacaaaaagtgtCAAGAAGATGTTGTTTGTGTCCCAGAAAGGCCGATCGAAAATCATTCTACACTTGCCATTCATGCAACCATTACATATGCATGGATCATTGCTCTTTCACATGTGATGAATGTCAGGTCTCGAATAGCCcttga